From the Brachybacterium sillae genome, the window CCACCTCCTGATCGAGGGAGGCGAACTCCGCCTCGGCATCCTCGCGGGCCAGGGCGGCGATATCGGCGTCGAGGTCCGCGAGCATGCCGCGGGCGTCCTCGATCACCTCCGGGTCGTCCTGGTCCAGGCCGTGCAGCAGCCAGTCCACCACCGCGAGTTCCCCGACGGCCTGCGCCCGTTCCAGCAGACGCGGATGCGGCGGCGTCGGCAGGGCGTCACGGTAGGCGCTCACCAGATCGTCGAAACGCTCCGGGGTCAGCGACGGCACCAGCCAGGCGAGATCCTGCGCCGGGTCACCGACGGTCGCATCCCACCACGCGAGGATCCCGCTGACGCGGCCCTGTTCCACCAGCACCGACTCCTCCGCCAGGGCGCCGTGCACGAACGCCGGGACGAAATCCCACAGACCGTCGTCCTCCAGCAGGGCCTCCCAGCGCTGATGCACCGCCGCGGGGATCTCCCCGGCCTCGTGGGCGCGCCGCACATGGTCGTGATGCCGCGCCCGCAGCGCCTGGGCGGAGTACGTCTCCACCCCGCCGGCCTCCACCGCATACACCGGCACCGCGTGGATCCGCGCCAGCGCCGCCCCCAGGGACCGCGCCAGCGGCACATCGTCCGCGAGGTCGTCCCAGGTCAGCGGCCGCCCGGAGGGGGTCTCGGTGATGACCGCGCGCCCACCCTCCGGCAGCCGCGCGGTGCCGAGCACCGCCGGCACCAGCGGTGCCAGATGCGTGCCCTGCAGGGCATCGACCAGTCGCACGTCGCGCTCCAGGAGTGCGCCCGCCGCGGCCGTCTCCGGTGCGGTGACCATCACCCGGGTGCCGTCCTGCCCGACCACCCCGGCGACGGACACGTCCTCCATCGGGGACGGCAGAGCAGCCGTGCGCGTCGGACGCAGTCCGGGCACGGCCGCCGTGGCGAGGGCAGCGAGGGCGTAGGGGTTGCGATGCACCCCACCACGGTACCCGGGCGCATCCCCTCCGTACTCTGGGAGGCATGACGTCGGCACAGACCACCCCACCGTGTCCGCTGGAGCCCGCGGGACCGCCGAGTGCGCGCCCGCAGTGCCCGCAGCCGCAGTCTCCGCAGCCGCCGCGGGTGCGCGGCGCCCACCTGGGAACCCCGCTGGAACAGGCTCACCATGACCGCGCGGTGCTCGCACGGCAGACCGCGCCCGAGACCCACGGCGGTCCCCACGTCGAGGACCATGCTCTGATCCACCCCGCCGGTGCTGATGCCCCGGTGCGTCTGCTGGGCGTGGACGGTTCCCGCATCGCCACCCGTGACGGTGCGCTCGCCTGGAGCGACCCGGTGGCGCAGCTGCCCGAGGACGCGGTGATGTTGGGGATCCGCGACGGTGCACGACTGGCCGCCCGGCCGGTCTGCGAGGAGGATCCGGCCGCAGAGGGTCTCGACCTGACCGATGCTCGGCGTCTCGCCCTCGGCCTCGGCACGGAGGACGCCGGACTGGTCCTCACAGCGGTCGCCCTCATCGCCTGGGCCACGGCGACCCGGTTCTGCCCCGGGTGCGGCTCCGCCCTGGACGTCACCTCCAGCGGCTGGGTGCGACGCTGTCCCGCCGACGGCTCCCTGCAGTTCCCGCGGGTCGACCCCGCCGTGATCATGGCCGTCAGGGACCGTGACGACCACCTGCTGTTGGCGCAGAACCGCCGCGGTCGCCTCACCTCCGTGCTCGCCGGCTTCGTCGAACCGGGGGAGACCCTGGAGGCGGCCGTCGTGCGGGAGGCGTGGGAGGAGACCGGGGTGGTCGTGGAGGAGGTCGAATACATCGGCTCCCAGACGTGGCCGTTCCCGCGTTCCCTCATGGTCGGGTATCGGGCGTGGACCTCCGCCTCGCGCCTCCGGCCGCGACTGCTGGACGGGGAGCTCGCGACGGCCCGCTGGTGGGAGCGGGAGGAGCTGCGGCGGGCCCTGGCCGCCGGGGAGGTGCAGCTGCCGGGCCGCTCCTCCCTCGGGCACGCCCTGATCGCCGACTGGCTCGGCGCACCACTGGAGTGACCTCGTTCTCCGCACTCCCGGGGCCTGCCCCCGGGGTCGGAATCCCCTCGCTCACAGTGCTCCGTCGCCTGTCGGGGCCCGCTGGCAGACTGGACGGGTGAGCGCAGAGAACATCCTGGAGGCCCTGGACCCCGAGCAGCGGGAGGTCGCCCTCTCCCTGGACGGCCCCGTCTGTGTGCTGGCCGGAGCCGGCACCGGGAAGACCCGCGCGATCACCCACCGCATCGCCTACGGGGTGGCCACCGGCCGCCTCAACCCCCGGCATGTGCTGGCCGTGACCTTCACCGCGAAGGCCGCGGCGGAGATGCGCTCCCGCCTGCGGGACCTCGGTGTCCCCGCGGTGCAGGCGCGCACCTTCCACGCGGCGGCGCTGCGGCAGCTGCGGCATTTCTGGCCGCGCGTCGTCGGCGGGCCGCTGCCGCAGCTGCTGCCGCAGAAGTACCCGGCGGTGGCGGAGGCCTGCTCCCGCCTGCACCTGTCGGTCGACCGGGCCGCCCTGCGCGACATCCTCTCGGAGATCGAATGGGCCCGCGTCTCGATGCTGACTCCGGAGTCGTACCCGGAGGCGGCCGCCCGCACCCGCCGCCCCGGGGTGGCCGGATTCGAATCCCGCTCCATCGCCCGGATCATGACCAGCTACGAAGAGGTCAAACGGGAACGGTCGCTGCTGGATTTCGAGGATGTGCTGCTGCACATGGTCGGGTTCCTCGCCGAGAGGCCCGACGTCGCCCGGGAGGTCCGCGAGCAGTACCGCCACTTCGTCGTCGACGAGTACCAGGACGTCTCCCCGCTGCAGCATGACCTGCTGCGGCTGTGGGTGGGGGAGCGGCGCGACCTGTGTGTCGTGGGGGACGCTGCCCAGACCATCTACACCTTCGCGGGGGCCCGCGCCTCCTACCTGCTGGACTTCCCGCGGGAGATGCGCGGCGCCACCGTGATCCGGCTGGAACGCAACTACCGGTCCACACCGCAGATCGTGCGGCTGGCGAACACCGTGCTCGATGGGGCCCGCGGACGCACCCGCGAGACGCGGTTGACCCTCGTCTCACAGCGGGACGACGGCCCCGCCCCCCTCATCGAGTCGTACCCGGATGACCTCGCCGAGGCGCAGGGGGTGGCCGAGCGCATCCATGAGCTCCTGCAGGAGGGTCGATCCGCAGCGGACGTGGCGGTGCTGTTCCGCACCAATGCCCAGTCGGAGGCCGTCGAGGAGGCCCTCACCGGCCGCGGCATCGGGTATCTGGTGCGCGGCGGGGACCGGTTCTTCGAACGGCAGGAGGTCCGACGGGCCCTGCTGACGCTGCGGGCCGCCACGGCGGTGGAGTCGGAGGATCCGTCCCACACCGTCCGCGACACCCTTGGGCAGCTGGGATGGTCGGCCGAACCGCCCGCCGGAACCGGCGCCCAGCGGGAACGCTGGGATTCCCTGAACGCCCTGGTGAACCTGTCCGACACGGTGCTCGCCCGGCCCGGCGCGACCCTCACCGACCTGGTGCGAGAGCTCGAGGAACGGGCCGAGGCGCAGTCCGCGCCGACCGTCGACGGCGTGACCCTCGCCTCCGTGCATGCCGCGAAGGGCCTGGAGTGGCCGGTCGTGTTCGTGATCGGCGCCAGCGAGGGCCTGATGCCGATCTCCATGGCGCAGACCCCCGCGGAGGTCGAGGAGGAGCGGCGCCTGTTCTATGTGGCCCTGACCCGTGCGAAGGACGTGCTCACGGTCAGCTGGGCTGCCGCGCGCACCCCCGGGGCACGGTCCTCCCGCAAACCCTCCCGGTTCCTCGACGGTGTGATCGAGCGGCCCGAGCCGCGGTCCCCGCAGCCTCGCCGTTCCGGACGTCGTGGTGCCACACTGCTCGACACCTGCCGGGTGTGCGGCGAGATGCTCGCCGAACCGCGTGACCAGCGCCGCGGCCGTCACGCCGGGTGCCCGTCCCCGGCTGACCCGGCGCTGCTGGAAGGCCTGCGAGCATGGCGGCGGGAGCGGTCCCGGGAGAACGCCGCCCCGGCCTACACCGTGCTGACCGACGCGACGCTGGAGGCGATCGCCGAGCGCGACCCGTCCACCGACGAGCAGCTGCTGGCGGTGCCCGGCGTCGGCACCGCGAAACGGGACCGCTATGGCGAGGACATCCTTGCGATCCTTGCCCGCCACCGCTCCTGACCTCCACCACGCACCTGGGCACCATCGCGCGACGACGCGTCGCCGTGCCCGTGGCGGCCCGGTGGCGACCACGATGGTCGGAACTTCGTCGCAGACCCGGCATCGCCGCAGGTCAAAAATAAGTTTCGGGCACTCGTCACCCTGGGATACGCTCAGGGTGTCCATCGTCAGATGTCACGGAACGGGAGACCGGCCGTGCGAGTCCGGGAAGGAGGTGTCGCAGTGATCGGAATCAACCACCTCAGTGGAGGCGGGAACCACGGCGGCGCCACCCGTCTGCGTGCTCGCGCCGCCACCACCACCACGCGGCCCTGATCGTCGATCCGGGGGCCGCTCGCCGACTCCCGTGGATCACCAGGACCGTGACGATGACTGACTTGTACTGCACCCCGGCGCCGACCCGCCAGGTCGACCTGCCCTGCCAGGATCACGCCGCCACCGAGCTGTTCTTCTCCGAACGCCCCGCCGATCTCGAGGCCGCCAAGGCTCTGTGCGGCCCCTGCCCGCTGCGGGTCGAATGCCTCGAGGGCGCCCTGCACCGCGCCGAACCGTGGGGCGTGTGGGGCGGCGCGATCCTCGTCGACGGGCAGATCGTCGCCGTGAAACGCGGCCGCGGACGGCCCCGCAAGACCGGCACCGCCGCGGCCGCACCGTCGACGGAGCCGCCGGTACAGACACCGTGCCCCGCACCGTCGGCCGGCGATGGTGTCGCGCCCCCCGACGCACGGCGGGCCGGCTCGCCGAGCCGCCGGGCTGCCTGAGGGGACGCGACCCCGTATGACGGTCGCAGCACTCCGGACACAGCAGGGGCGGGGCACCGTGATCGGTGCCCCGCCCCTGTGCGTTGAGGGCTCGACGCAGGCCTGGGATCAGGCCTTGCCGAGGATGCGGTTCAGCTTGGTGCCGCAGACAGGGCAGACGGCCTTGGCCATCCGACGATCGTTCGAGACGACGACGTCGCCCTCGGTGGTCCGCTTCTCGCGGCACTTCACGCAGTAGAACTCGCCGCTGTACTTCTCGTCAGCCATGCTTCACTCCTTCGACGGGTCCGGCGGAGCCACCCTCCGGTCGAGGGCCGCCCCACGGGACGACGGACAGTCCATCGTAGACACACCCGGATGTGAGGGCGGGGCCCCGGGGACGCTCAGCATCCCGCGCACCTTCCCCGTGCGCGCGCTGCCTGTTATCCCGGGGCCCCGCGTCCGCAGCAACATATCCACGCCGTTGTCCAGGGTCAACGCGAGATCGGGGACACGCTGTGGACAACCCGCCCCGGGGTGTGGACAGGGTGAGGATGGGGGTGCACGACCTGTTGACGACACGCCGAACGCGCGGTCGGTGCAGGCCCCTGACGTGCAGGTGAACTGTGCACAGCTGGGGACACAGAATTCATGTCACACAGATCGTCCGGCGCGCCGGGCAGGCCGGTCCCGGAGGGGCTGGGGGAGGAGAACGGATGAGCGCAGCACGCCGCAGTCCGGGCGCGGCAGCGGGAGCGGTCGACGCCGCCCACCCCGCCGTCGAGGACCTGCCCGTGGAGATCCGCCGGTCCGCACGCCGCCGGCGGACGATCTCCGCGCAGGTGCGGGACGGAGTGCTGGTGGTGATGGTGCCCGCGGGGCTGAGCGCTCGCGAGGAGCAGCAGTGGGTGAGGCGGATGCAGCAGCGCCTGGCTCGCCGAGCACACCGCCGCCCCACCGGGGACGACGATCTCGAGGCCCGGGCACAGCAGCTGTCGCGCACCTACTTCGACGGGGCGGCGCGCCCGCGCAGCGTCCGCTGGAGCACGCGGCAGCGCACCCGCTGGGGGTCCTGCACCCCGTCCACGGGCGACATCCGCCTCTCCACGCAGCTGCAGGGCATGCCCACCTGGGTGATCGACTCGGTGCTCATCCACGAACTCGCACACCTGCTGGAGGCGAACCACGGCCCCGCCTTCCACCGCCTCGTGGAGCGCTACCCTCGCACGGTCCGGGCAGAGGCCTTCCTCCACGGCGTCGCCTGGGCACAGGGACGGCTCAGCGAGGCCGACGACCCCGATGAGGACCCGCCCCTGGACGGCCCGGAGGGCGACGAGCAGGAGATCACCGCGCCCGAGGACGCGGCCCCGGACGTCGACTGACCGGGACGCCCGTCAGCCCGGCAGCAGCAGGGGCGCGAGCGCCGCGAGCGTCGGCCGCAGATCGGGCACCGTCCCCTCGGGGAGGGCGTCACACGGCACCCACCGCACCTCGGGGGTCTCCGCGCTGGGGTGCAGCGGCGGCTGCTCCCCGGGAGCGCGCAGCAGGAACTGCACGTCCCAGTGCTCAGCACAGGAACCGAAGGCGGCACCCAGGCCGTGGACATGCAACATCGCCGGTCCCGCCCCGACCCGCTGGAGGTCCCGCAGGCCGAGCTCCTCGGCCACCTCCCGCCGCGCCGCATCCTCGAGACTGGCATCCACCGGATCCAGGTGGCCTCCGGGCTGCACCCAGAACCCGCCCTTGCGATGCCACACCAGCGCCACATGGCACCCGGCCGCGTCGACGACGTGGGCGCTGGCCGTCAGATGCACGCCCCCGAGGCGTCGATCCACCGCCGCCGGGCCACTGTCCACGAGATCCCGGTACCGGGTGCGCAGCACCGGGTCGACGGCCGGGGAATCCGCCTGCGCGAGCTCCTCGCGGGCTCGTGCGCGCAGCTCGGCGGTCGCCTCATCCGGCGGGAGCGTCGGACGGCTCACGCGCGCGGTGAATCGCCGTCGGTGGGGCCACCCTCGCGGGGGTCATCACCGTGGTCCTCACCCCCACGGGGGTCCTCCCCGTCGAGCAGGCGGCGAAGCTCCTCGTCGAAATCGGCCGGGAGCTCCTCGGCGACCTCCTCAGCGTCCTCGCCTGCGGCGGCGGGGGCCTGCGGCTCCCCGGAAAGCACGTCCGTGCCCGGCAACAGATCCGGGTGCTCCCAGTGCTTCTCGCGCCCCGCGGTGCCCTCGGTGGCCGTGACCGACTCCCACCAGGCGAGGGCCTCACGTGCACGACGCGCCCGCAGCTCGATACCGACCACCTGCGCGAGCATCTGCTCGGCGGGGGAGCCCGACACGCGGCGGCGACGGATCACCTCGCGCATGGCGTCCAGCGCCGGGAGCTTCCCTTCCAGCGCCTGCGTCACGACATGGTCCACCCAACCCTCGACCAGCGCCAACGTGGTGGCGAGCTCCTCCAGGGCACGCTCCTGGGAGGGGCGGCGGGTGAAGACGAACATCGGCTCGGTGGTGCTGGCCCGGCCCATCGCCTCCGGGTCGGACAGATCCAGCCCCTGCACCATGTCATCCAGCGCGTCGAGGTCCAGGGTGATGCCGCGCGCGTAGTCCTCCACCGCGCCCAGCAGCTGCCGAGGCAGCCACGGCGCGGCCGTGAACAGGGCCGCATGGGCGAGCTCCCGGGCCGCCAGGAAGATCCGCCCGGCCGCCGGGTCCAGCGAGTGCTCGCGCAGGAGGTCCTCCACGTTCGCGGGCACCAGGGCCGCGACCCCGTCGGGGGCGAGCGGCAGACCGAGGTCGACGGTGCCGGTGCATTCGCGGGCCAGCGAGCCGATGGCGTGGCCGAACTGCACCCCGAACAGGGTGCCGCCCATCCGCTCCATCATGGCGGTGGGGTCACCGGGCATGCCCGGGGGCAGGGACCCCTCCTGGCCGAGCCGCGCGGCGATCGCGTCCCCGATGGCCCCCGCCATATGCGCCGCGACGGGTTCGACGATGCTGCGCCACCGCGGCAGGGTCCGCTGCACCCAGGTGCCGCGGCCCCACACCTCGATCGGGGCGGAGGGCACGTCGATCGCGAGCACCGGATCCAGCCACAGCGCAGCGACGTGGGCGGCCTCCCGCATCCGGGTGACGTCCTGATCGGTGGGCCCCGGATCTCCCGGGGTGCCGGTGGGGGCCTCCGCTCCCGGCAGTGTCATCGCGCCGACGGCGGTGCGGCGCGCCAGATCCTCCCCGAGGGTCCAGTTCACCGGCCCCTCACCACCGGCGCCGGAGAACAGGTGCTGCATCTGGGCGGCGGCCGCGCGCAGCTGATTCGGGTCGGAGGGCAGATTCGCTTGCCGCGCCAGCTCCGACAGATCCATGCCGTCGAGGGCACCGGGCGGCAGCTGCCCACCCATGACCTCCTCGAGGAACCGTCGCAGGTTCTCCTCCTGCGGATCATGCGGGTTCTGGCTCACGGGCGTTCCTCCTCGCTCGTCGGTGTCGTCCACCCTAGTGAGCCGGTCTCACCGCCGCCTGGGCACGCGGCCGCCGGGTCCCCTAGGGCGTGTTGTCAAACTTTGCTGGTCAGCCAGTGGAGGGTCGCGGCGAGCGAGATGGCCGCGGCGTAGCTGCGGGCGGTCTTGCAGGTGCGCATCGCGATGCCGCGCCATTGCTTGAGCTTGGCGAAGCACCGCTCGATCACGTTGCGTCCACGGTAGACCTCGGGGTCGAAAGCGGGTGGGCGTCCGCCGGCTGAGCCGCGTCGGCGCCGGTGCGCGGCCTGGTCTTGCCGGTCGGGGATGGTGGCCTTGATGCCGCGCTCGGCGAGCCAGGCCCGGTTCGCGCGGGAGGGATACCCCTTGTCCGCGAGGACCCTGTCCGGGCGGGTGCGGGGCCGGCCAGGGCCTGGCCTGGGGACCCGGATCTGGTCCAGGACCTCGGGGAGCAGGCTCGTGTCGGCGGCCTGGCCGCCGGTGAGGACGAAGGCGAGCAGGCGGCCCTTCCCGTCCGAGACGGCGTGGATCTTGCAGGTCAGGCCGCCTCGGGAGCGGCCGATCGCGTGGTCGCCCGGCTCAGGCCCGAGATTCTTGTAGTTCGATGGGCCCCCCTGTGTGGCGGGGAAGGGTCGCGGCGTGCTGGTGGGCGCGCACGATCGTCGAGTCGATCGAGCACACCCAGTCCAGCTCGCCCTGCGCGTCGGCGGCCTGCTGGGCGCGCTCGAGCGCGCACGCCCACACGCCGGTCTTGGCCCACCGGTCGAAGTGGCGGTAGATCGTGTTCCAGTTCCCGAACCGTTCCGGCACGTCCCGCCACGGCGACCCGGTCCGGAACTTCCACGCGACCGCTTCCGCGACCAGCCGCCGATCCATCGGCGGCCGACCCGTCGCCTTCGGCGCGGGGAAGCACGGCCCGATCAGCGCCCACACCTCGTCCGTGATCACATCTCGATCGCTCATACCGAAAGGGTGCCCCGCCGATGGCGGGACACCCTTTCACAACACACCCTAACGGCGGTGCTCTCTGTCTTCAACTCTGGCTTGTACGCCAATGGTCGACTTCTTTCCTCGCTCGCAGAGCAGGGAAACGCGCCTCGCTGGTTGGCTGCCAAGTCTCGACAGGGTGTTCCAGCGCGTGCCGTGCTCGTCTCTGCCGCTGCCATCGGCATCGCGGTCATTGTGGTTCTGCTGTGGCCAGACATGGCATTTCCGATCCTGATGTCCGTAGCTCTCGCAGCAGGGCTCATCAACTGGACAATCATCCTGATCACTCAGCGCCGGTTCCGCTCTCGGCTCTCTGCACAAGAAGTGCGAACACTTCGGTACCCGATGCCGGGTGGCGCTGCGGCCACGTATGGTGCCCTCGGTGTCCTGGGTGTGGTGGTGATCTTGATGGCAGTGACGGACGGGTATCGGACTGCGGTGATTGCTGGGCCGCTGTGGGTGGCGGGTTTGTCAGTGGCACACTTGGTCCTCAAATCCCGGCAAAGGACGAGGGCTGCGGCGGAGAGTGCTGGGGTGCGTTCCGGCGGCTCGGATCAGCATGCGAGAACACTGTAAACCGAGGTTGCCGAAAGGTAGTTTCCGGTCGCCACGCGTCTATTCTCGCTCTTCGTATCCCTTCGTACGCCCGGGGGACTCCAAAGGGCCTCAACGCCACACAGCCGGCACTGCTGGACCAACATGGTATTGCCCTTGAGAGACAAGTGCAGCTCGGACACCTTCCATGAGTGACCGTCCGGGGTGCATTCGCCCTCAACGTGGGAGCTACGCGGGCGGTCACTGGCGGCCGACAGAGGGGCGAGGAACATCGGCATGGCAGGCTCCTCCACAGGCAGACGGCGCTCCCAGCCCAGCGCCTCCCAGAATGCGCCCGCCTCCGGGGCCAGGGCGAACACCCGCCGATCCGGGTTCCTAGCTACAACGAGGTCCACGACGGCCCGCCCGATCCCTAGACGCCGGTATCGGCGGTGTACGTCGAGCCGTTCGATTTCGAGCAAGGGCCGCGGCCCGAATCCTTCACTGCCGGCGTAGTGGTCCACGTTCGATCCCCAGTCGAGCTCTACCCGCGCCACCTCCTGGCCCCTACTACGGACGACGTGCGCGGTCCATTGGTCGTCATGGTAGGCGTCCGTCCACCATCCCGGGGTGTAGTCGTCGCCGGCTCCCTCAGGGAACGGCCTCCACCAGCTCACCCCGGCCGGACGCGGCACATCTTCGAATGTCAGTCCCTCCATGAGCACGACGGTAGCGCAGGACAACGGCCCCCCTCCCGTGCGGCAGGGGGGGCGTTGCTACATCCGGTCGGGCCGCTGGAACGGTCATGCCGCCCATCGCTCCGGGTCGCGTCGAAAGGAGATAAGCCGCGCCCGGTGACGTTGACGGCCCGCCGGGGGTCTAGGGCGTGTCTGAGAATAGATGCACGAGTCAGCTGAGACCCTGGGGACATGTCCCGGTTCCAGATGCTCTCCGACGCCCAATGGGAGTTGATCGCCCCGATGCTCCCGACCCGGACCGGCCGCGCCGGCAGGCCGTTCGCCGACGCCCGCACCATGGTGGAGGCGATCATCTACCGGTACCGGTGCGGAATCGCTTGGAGGGATCTGCCCGAGGTCTACGGGCCCTGGCAGAGAAGTGTGGACCTGGCATCGGCGCTTGGCCGAAAAAGGCACCTGGGACACGGTGCTGGCCACGCTGACCGCCGCCGCTGACGCCGAAGGCCTGATCGATTGGTCGGTCTCGGTGGACTCCACGATCGCCCGCGCCCACCAGCACGCGACGAACATCACCCGCCACACAGGGGGATGGATCGAACTACAAGAATCCGCGTGAGGAGCCGGCCGATCACGGCATCGGGCGCTCCCGTGGCGGGCTGAGCACGAAGATCCATCAGCTCGTCGATGGGACCGGGCTGCCGCTGGTCAGCCTGATCACCCCCGGCCAGGCAGGGGACTCCCCGATGCTGCTTCCTCTTCTGGAGCAGCTGCGCGTGACCCGGCCAGTAGGGCGGCCCCGGACCCGCCCCGAGGCCGTGCTGGGCGATAAGGCGTACTCCTCCCGGGCGATCCGCACCCACCTACGTGCCCGTGGGATCAAAGCGGTCATCCCCGAACCGGCCGACCAGCAGGGCCACCGCAGACGGCGCGGTGCCCGCGGCGGGCGCCCCGTCAGCCTCGACGCGGGTCAAGTCCCTCGAAGTGGTGTAGCGGTTGGATCCTTCGTGGGGGTGCTCAGGCGCTGAGCTCGAGGGCGGTGTCGGTGTCCACCTCGTCTCCGGTGTTGCTCACGGGGGTGAGCCGGCAGCGGTGCAGGACTTCGAGGCCGAGGTAGCGGCGGCCCTCGGCCCACTCATCGGTCTGCTCGGCCAGCACCGCACCGACCAGCCTGACGATGGCTGCCCGGTTGGGGAAGATGCCCACCGCGTCGGTGCGGCGGCGGATCTCGCGGTTGAGCCGCTCGGCCGGATTGTTCGACCAGACCTGCGTCCACACGTCCTTCGGGAAGGTCGTGAAGGCCAGGATGTCCGCCCGGGCAGCGTCCAGGTGCTCGGCCACCGCCGGCAGCTTCTCGCTCACGTAGTCCAGCAGTCGGTCGAACTGGGCGTCCACCGCCTGGGCGTCGGGCTGGTCGTACACGCTGTGCAGCATGGCCTTCACGGCCGGCCACATGTTCTTCGGGGTGATGCCCATCAGATTCGCTGCGTAGTGGGTGCGGCAGCGCTGCCAGGTCGCGCCGGGCAGGTTCGCGGCAATCGCCTCGCGCAGTCCGGTGTGGGCATCGGAGGTGACCAGGCGGACCCCGGCCAGACCGCGGGCCACGAGGTCGGCGAAGAACTCGTTCCACGCCGCCCCGGTCTCACTGGTGGCCACGCGCAGGCCCAACACCTCGCGGTGGCCATCGCCGTTGACCCCGGTGGCCAGCAACACCACCGCGTTGACCACCCGCCCGCCCTCGCGGACCTTCATCGTCAGCGCATCCGCGGCCACAAAGGTGAACGGTCCCGCCTCCCCGAGCGGCCGGTGGCGGAAGGCCTCCACCTGCTCATCGAGGTCCGCGGCCATCCGGGACACCTGGGACTTCGACAGGGCGTTGATGCCCAGCGTCTTGACGAGCTTGTCCATCCGGCGGGTGGACACCCCGGCCAGGTAGCAGTCCGCCACCACCGTGATCAGCGCCGACTCCGCGCGCTTGCGGCGCTCCAGCAGCCACTCCGGGAAGTACGTCCCAGAGCGGAGTTTGGGGATGGCCACATCGACGGTGCCGACCCGGGTGTCCAGGTCCCGGTGCCGGTACCCGTTGCGCTGGGTAGCTCGGCCCGGGGTGGGTTTGCCCCATTCGGCACCGACCACCGCGTCGGCGTCCGCGGAGAGCAGGGTGTTGATCATCGTCTGCAGCAGGTGGCGCATCATGTCCGGGGACGCCTCGGACAGGGCTTCGCGCAGCAGGCCGGCAGGGTCGAGAATATGAGGAGCGGTCATCGTGATGACTCCATTCGAGGGTGCTGTGAGAGGTTCACTCGAAGGATCACACGGTGGCCGCGTCCACGTCCGAGACGACGTGGCCAACCACCGGGCGCTACACCACTATGCGGGACTCAACTTCGGAAATCTGCTCCAAGAGCGCGTGTGCTTTTCCCATGATGTCCAGGGCGGTCTCGGTGGTGGCCAGCTTCTGCTGGGAGGCGGCCAGCTGGCGGCGCAACCGGGCGATTTCGGCCTGCTCCGCACTCGGCCGGCCAACGGCTTCATCGGCCGCCTTGCCTTCGAGCACGCCAGCATCGCGCATCCGGCGCCATTCGCTGATCAGCGAGGAGTACAGGCCCTCCCGGCGAAGGTAGGCCCCACCCTGCTGCTCCTGGCAGGCCTGTTCGTAGGCGGCCAGATGCGCCAGCTTCTGCTCCGGGGTGAAGCTCCGGCGCCGAGCCGGGCCACCAGCCTCGAGATTTCACGGGGGTGTGGTCTCGACCGGCGGAATGAATGGCGAAAGGTGCTCCTGGCCTGGGATGATACGGGTTGTTCAGATTCGTATTGATCCGCTGGAAGGAGCACCTTTCAGGTGTCCCACCCTACCTTGTTCTTCTACCCCCGTCCGCGGGTGGACGTCGCTGAGGTCCCGGCGGCCGCGCATGCGGGCGCTGTGCTGCTGACCGACACGATCCACGCCACCGGCCTCGCTGCTTCGCTGCGGGAAGCTCTGGATCCGTGGACGAAACCGCTGGCCGAGCACCACGCGGCGAAGGTCCTGCTG encodes:
- a CDS encoding zinc-dependent metalloprotease, with translation MSQNPHDPQEENLRRFLEEVMGGQLPPGALDGMDLSELARQANLPSDPNQLRAAAAQMQHLFSGAGGEGPVNWTLGEDLARRTAVGAMTLPGAEAPTGTPGDPGPTDQDVTRMREAAHVAALWLDPVLAIDVPSAPIEVWGRGTWVQRTLPRWRSIVEPVAAHMAGAIGDAIAARLGQEGSLPPGMPGDPTAMMERMGGTLFGVQFGHAIGSLARECTGTVDLGLPLAPDGVAALVPANVEDLLREHSLDPAAGRIFLAARELAHAALFTAAPWLPRQLLGAVEDYARGITLDLDALDDMVQGLDLSDPEAMGRASTTEPMFVFTRRPSQERALEELATTLALVEGWVDHVVTQALEGKLPALDAMREVIRRRRVSGSPAEQMLAQVVGIELRARRAREALAWWESVTATEGTAGREKHWEHPDLLPGTDVLSGEPQAPAAAGEDAEEVAEELPADFDEELRRLLDGEDPRGGEDHGDDPREGGPTDGDSPRA
- a CDS encoding IS5 family transposase (programmed frameshift): MSDRDVITDEVWALIGPCFPAPKATGRPPMDRRLVAEAVAWKFRTGSPWRDVPERFGNWNTIYRHFDRWAKTGVWACALERAQQAADAQGELDWVCSIDSTIVRAHQHAATLPRHTGGPSNYKNLGPEPGDHAIGRSRGGLTCKIHAVSDGKGRLLAFVLTGGQAADTSLLPEVLDQIRVPRPGPGRPRTRPDRVLADKGYPSRANRAWLAERGIKATIPDRQDQAAHRRRRGSAGGRPPAFDPEVYRGRNVIERCFAKLKQWRGIAMRTCKTARSYAAAISLAATLHWLTSKV
- a CDS encoding GNAT family N-acetyltransferase, with the protein product MEGLTFEDVPRPAGVSWWRPFPEGAGDDYTPGWWTDAYHDDQWTAHVVRSRGQEVARVELDWGSNVDHYAGSEGFGPRPLLEIERLDVHRRYRRLGIGRAVVDLVVARNPDRRVFALAPEAGAFWEALGWERRLPVEEPAMPMFLAPLSAASDRPRSSHVEGECTPDGHSWKVSELHLSLKGNTMLVQQCRLCGVEALWSPPGVRRDTKSENRRVATGNYLSATSVYSVLAC
- a CDS encoding IS256 family transposase, encoding MTAPHILDPAGLLREALSEASPDMMRHLLQTMINTLLSADADAVVGAEWGKPTPGRATQRNGYRHRDLDTRVGTVDVAIPKLRSGTYFPEWLLERRKRAESALITVVADCYLAGVSTRRMDKLVKTLGINALSKSQVSRMAADLDEQVEAFRHRPLGEAGPFTFVAADALTMKVREGGRVVNAVVLLATGVNGDGHREVLGLRVATSETGAAWNEFFADLVARGLAGVRLVTSDAHTGLREAIAANLPGATWQRCRTHYAANLMGITPKNMWPAVKAMLHSVYDQPDAQAVDAQFDRLLDYVSEKLPAVAEHLDAARADILAFTTFPKDVWTQVWSNNPAERLNREIRRRTDAVGIFPNRAAIVRLVGAVLAEQTDEWAEGRRYLGLEVLHRCRLTPVSNTGDEVDTDTALELSA